catctgtggttatcaactcatggagaccccatgggggctggggcccaacattTCTCCCAACagctcccccttctttatatatcaataaatgaaaatctgtaCCAATACAAAGCAACGAGAGAAAAttcataccaatacaaagtattttggggaatttgggtgtcgttcatttcaaactgcttcctgctgaatgGGGATGCTGTCATGGggatcatgacaaaacacagaaacttagctaagtccttgtttttgtatttggactctctgtgtattttccttttttattctatttttttacttttcactttctgtttgagacagcatttctctgtttccaatccaactctcttaggagttgaggcacccattttccagtgcctttaccaATCCACCCTCATAAACCTTACTTGCTGGCACCAGCCTTCCGAGGGcaatttctcagggtcccctttctttcccgatCTCGGTGGAacctcagggtgtgtgtgtgtgtgtgtgtgtgtgtgtgtgtgtgtgtgtgtgtgtgacacaaaaAAAGCATGCATGTGTTATATGGACATTCCCGTGCTGTGGTggatatgtggaggtcagaggacaaattgttGTAGGttctctttcaccatgtgggtccctggggatcaaacccaggtcattaggcttggcaatAAATACCTTTATGCACTAAGCTCTTGTTGACTGTCGCTAAATTTGATAGAGGAAAAACTGAGACAGTGGATTTTTCTTCCTAGGAGTGGGCCTTTATTGAGAAAGTAGTTTGTTATAATACTGTTTGAACTGGCATAGTGGCTCACCCCTGTAGCCTCAGCACTTGGATGGCCAAggcaggattgccatgagttctaggtcaacctgGATTTTATAGCATGGCCTTGTCCCCAAAACAACAGTGAAGGAAGTTTGGTCTTCTGTGGCCCATGTGATACTACCTTCTGTCATGTGCTGTGGTAGCCAGATGGCCTTCAAGAATCtagcattctgccaggtgacatggctcacacctttaatcttagcacttgggaggcagaggcaggtggatctctgtgagttctagaccacccAGGACTACATGGTGAGCCCTTGGTTCTAAATAATAAAAGTCTAGCCTTCTCAGACTCCTCCAGCCTCCAGAGTCTGAGAAGTTGCTTTGTAAATGATGTCGTCTTGTATTATAACAGCATAAAACAGACTAAGGCTGAGTAGAAGAGACAGTATCAGCTAATTCATCCAACATAAGCTTATCAAAAGCCTTCCCTGTGTTGGCCCATGTTAGTGATCAGAGAAGAAATTCTACAGGAAGAATTATGAGTGGAAAGGGTCTTCTTTATAAGACCACAACCATCTTCGTGGCTTCATACCTATCGACATCACACTGGCATCTGGAAACTGGTCCTGGTGGGAGTGTTTATATAACACAGAAACCAGCAGATGCTACAACTCTGGGTCATCCCAGGAGCTCTCCTACAGTGAGCCCAAACAAGTCTCTCCTCCTCTAAATTATTTTGCTTAGGGCTttagtcacagcaacaaaatCTCCCACATTATGCAATTAGTAACTCAACCCACTGTCTCTGATTTAGGATTTTCCTTAAAACGAAGGACAAACTTTCCTTACACCCTTGGTGTTAAAGCCTAAGAAATATAAGTAATAAATTTTGTGATCATGAGGTAGCTGAGGTGGTATTTGGAACTCCCTGTGTAAACCAGTGCATGAAAGGGGGTCAGTGGGGCTAAAGTGTCCAGAAGGGTTACTTGGAGTATCTAAGTTCATAATGGCTATaaataattgttatttttattgtcaagTTGTAGATAAACATGCATTCAAAAATAAATGGGTGCAGTGTATTATATCATAAAATGAGCTATGCTTTATGGATAATGGTTCAGATTTCCTGAGTGACTAATACAGTTCagtattttaatataaacatataaCTGTTGATAGAAGTTATATCTTGGTAGAAGTAAAGTAAGCTATTATTGTGTTAATAACTAGGGGGTGTATTTTTCAATAAAACCATTGAAATAGGAGAGAAGAGGCCATGTTGTCTGCTCTACATTTCACCATTGGACAAGTATCCTCACCATCATAGCCACAATTTGGGAATCTGCTGCTAGTGAATAAGGCAGCAGTGGGTGCCCTTGCTGTCGTTTGAGCACATGGGGTTCCCTCATGATTCCTGACTGGATGCTGGTGCTAGGCCTGGCAGAGTGGTCAGTTTCTATCTTTCAGTGTGTGCAGCCTCCATACTgagctgagacagggtttctctgtgtggtcatggctgtcctggaacttgctctgtaaaccaggctggccttgaactcaatgggCCACCACAGCCATCTTTGTTTCACTCTTGTGTGATTCTCTTGTAAAATGCACAAGAATGTTTTAGAaataaagctttttttctttgcatcttgGGTGGTAGGGAATGTATGTTCAGTCAAAGGGTAGGCTTTAGTGCTTGCGGTACAATGTTAGCAGTTACTATAGCTGTGGCCAGGAAACAGGAATGCTGGGATAGCCTCTATTTTCCCATTTTGAATCTGTTGTTATCATTACAATAGCAAGGTGGTGGGGGCACAAAtccttaatcccagtattcaggaggcagaggcaggcggatctctgtgaattccagaccagcctggtctacaaagcaagttccaagacaggctccaaagctacagagcctgtgtcaaaaaaaaaaaaaaaaagtataattttaCTTAGAATAAACTTAATCATTGATTCAGtagttctgattttttaaaaagactttttattttatttgttatgtatacagcgtactgtctgcatgtatccctgcaagccagaaaagggtaccagatctcattggtaccatgtggttgctgggaattgaactcaggacctctggaagagcagccagtgctcttaaccgctgaaccatctctctagcccagttcTGATTGCTATTACTCATTTATTTACTGTGGTGCTagggacctcatgcatgctagggaagtgctttaccactgaccTATGTCCCCGCCCCTCCATCAGTTCTGTCTTGTTAActgacttttccttttttctttgtttgtttttaagggggATTAATTACACAGTAGTGTTTACTAGTTTGACTTGTAACGCTTCTTGGTTGACCTGTCCCACGggtccagttattcagggtcCGAAGGGGGGCTgtctgaaagagtcatgggcgagagaaagaaaggagaccaagcggcgcgAGAAAGGACtagagtccatctgtgcaatgtcaaggtctcgatttattggggcttagagtgggcttaaatagccctgcaacaatagaattggggggaataacagaaggaatatctggtatttgctggggctggaacattcttcttgtcagccggaacatcttgtggtcttccttggaacatcGAACGGAaaagccccagaccctttctcggaacagaagcagttagcagttccgctcGGCCAAACCatgtctaattacaggttacaggagactcacagagctggctttaagccgaaaacttaaaggtcattaaaaggcttacaaaggtgggctttaagccgaatagttttgggcccatggccccttacaCTTGGTGTCTTCCCATACTGTCAGTCTCACACTGACCTTGCTTTCCCCCCAGGCTGCCTATCCCCAAACTTGAAGACACCATGAGGAGATACCTCAGTGCACAGAAGCCTCTCCTGGATGACAGCCAGTTCAGGTAAACACTGAGAATCCTGGGAACCATTGCTATCAGGTAGGGTTCAAGGGAGGCTATCAAGTAGTGGTTACAGACCACACTTCAAGGGTTATCTGTGGCCTGACAAGGCCTCCAGAACCTAGAATTTGGTTTATATATTTGCAGATTCAGGAATGAGTCTTCATTCACAAAAGATTAATCAAGCTGGGGTGAAAACCCCTCTAACTAGACTCAGCAAGAGGTAGTttataagactgtgtgtgtcatgtttgtttgttctttaccTTGGAAAGCATGTCTGCAAGACCGGCTGGTACTAGTCATTTGCAAGAGGCCTGTGCCCTGGGGAGGAAGGTTCATAAAAGATTATATGGCATACCAGAGCCTGCTTGCTGAAGATGTTGACCAGATTAGACACTGCGCCCCAAACATGCCCTTTTAGAACCTTAGTAACTTTATATGGAAATCAGGTTGTTGAAGATGTAATTAGTTTAGATGAGGTTTTCTGGGATTGAGGAAGTACCTAATCCAACACAACTGATGTTTGTCTTATAAGAAGAGAGCCAGTAGTGGCCATAAAGGACTCAGGTAGAGATTGGAGTGTTGTGTTTGCAAGCCAAGAACATCAAGGATTGTTCCCTGCACCAGAAGCCAAGAGAAGGGTGTGGAACATATTCTACTCCATGGTCTTCAGAGAGAATACCATTTTGTTGACACCTTGGTTTTGTGCTTCTAGCCTCCAGAACTCCTAGAGAATAAAACCctgtggttttgtgtttgtttgtttttgatgttgttgaGTAAGGGTCTTTGtacatagcactggctgtcctgaactcactgtgtagaccaggctggccttgaacttatagaggtctgcctgcctctgcctcaaaggCATATGCCCCCATCATGTGTGGTAAAATCCTGTTGTTTTGAGCTATATTTAGGTTTGTGGTACTTGTTAGAGTATTCTTAGGATACCAGTATAGCATGGACTCTGAAGAGAACATTGTGTATTGTCAGAGCATGGATCAATTCAAAGCCTTGTAGCCTAGTATAATTGGTGTTGTTTCCCATGCTGGGAATTATCTGTACAGATTATTAGTATTGTCCTTAGGGTCACAGAGTATCTCTCTTTCATGAATGTAGAAACTGAGACCTTGAGAGATTAGATAATTTGTCCAAAGTCATCCAGTTTGAATGCTGGCAGAGCTAGGTTCAAACTTGGCTCCTTCTGACTTTTCTCCATGCCAAACAGACTCCTCATGGACAGGTGGGCTTTATGAGGTATATCTTGAAAGGAGGAGTACCAGCTCAGGACCCCCAAGGCCAAGTTtttagcacaaaggagatttatttgccccagaagGACAAAGGGCAGGAATAAGAGAccaagacaggagatagaggatgagggaaaaggggaaggggcaggggtGTTTGTTCTGGAGGGACAAAGAACTGCCTCTGGATAGACAGGAGATTGATGTGGCACATAGGAAAATGATCATTTATAAAAGTAAAGGGGGAAACCCTATGTTAGGATGaagtgtttcattttaattgggTATGTTAACTAGGTGAGCCAAAggaggcttttgattgctggacttcaatactttgatagctcttccttggtagtcagcctcaggaagaggaaatggCCAAATAAGGGACTAGACCTTGaaggctagctttaggaatgtactCTTAagagtttttagcaaggcagagagaatgggGAAGAAGGGCAAAGGCCTGTTCAGGATGATGCATGGGGAATTCCTAAGGAGAGGACAAACATGGGAGCAGTCTCTTTTCtgggctccctagcctgctgcctgagggcaCTCTCTCCGGCttatgtttatctgaataaagacatccttataccaatattcctcactctgtttttttttgtttttttccctctctcttttcttgaaCATTCCAGGAAAACAGAAGAATTTTGTAAGAGTTTTGAAAATGGCATCGGGAAGGAACTGCATGAGCACCTGCTTGCCCAGGACAAGCAGAATAAGCATACCAGCTACATTTCAGGTAGGTTGGTGGGCGGGGCCCCATCATTTCCAAAGGCATCTTCTTAGTTCCTCCCCTTCCTGAAGTATGTGGAGGGAGGCCCTGTGAATCCCTATGTTTAGGAAGGTGTGTGCTGGCATCCATACCCAACACCAGCGGCTTGCCTTTGCTGTACACAGGGTTGAGACAGAACTTTTAAATTGGTTCTTTTGTCAGTCCTGTTGTCTTGAGTGTCATTGTGTTCCTTCACTGGCCTAAGTGTCCTTTGAAGTCCCTTCTCAAGTGCCTCTCTGATGCAAATCAAGCTTCaacccacctgcctttgtctgGCTTCCTGAATTCTGTCAGTCTTTTGTCCATGTTGTTCTCATTTACATTTTGTTACTGTCGGATACTTCCTTTGTGATCCAGGTAGAGCAGTTGGTCTCTGAAACCCGGTTCTCTTTGTCTTCTGTCTAGAGTTAGTGGTGTCTACCCCTGTtcttacactttttaaaaatttaacacatgtctttaatcccagcactcaggtggcagaggcaggtggatctctgtgagttggagaccagcctggtctataagagctagttccaggacagcctccaaagccacagagaaaccctgtctcgaaaaacaaaacaatacaaaacaaaaatttaagttttttttagctaaaaaatgttttattggccaggtggtggtgataatgcatgcctttaattccagcacttgggaggcagaggcaggtcgatatctgtgagttaaaagccagcttgagctacagaactagttccaggacagcaatgactacacacatacacacacacacacacacacacacacacacatacatacacacacacacatacacacacacacacatacacacacacatacacacacacacatacacacacacacacacacacatacacacacacacacacacacacatacacacacacacacacacacacacacacacacacaaacccctgTGTTGAGAaaaccaacacaaacaaacaaagtttcattgttttttttttaaaggattttaacctttatttattttgaagatttatttattagttgtttatgtattcagtgttctgcctgcatgtatgcctgcaggtcagaagagagcacccattacagatggttgtgagccaccatgtggttgctgggaattgaactcaggacctctagaagagcagccagtgctcttaacctctgagctatctctccagcccagtttccttatttttgagatggggggtcTCCCTTTTATAATCCAGGTTGACCTCTGCTTGGAGTAGTTGGGATTACAATTCTACCTGTcatatagtttaaaaaattatacatgtatttatttcagATGGGGGTTCATGTGCCCCAGCATGCTTGCGGAGGTGAGAGGACAGATTACAGACATgaattctctcctcccaccatggggGCTCCTAGGAGCAAATTTAGATTGTCAGCAAGCGCTTTTACCCACTGACCATTTTCGTGGCCCATAGTTTATAATTACTTTAtctattatacatacatacatatagtctTGATTCAAAGAGTCAAGTGGGAGGCTAGAGAGacggcttagcagttaagagtacatactgctcttgtagatGAACTGGGTTTGGTTACCATCACCCAtgtgaggcagctcacaactgcttgtaactccagttccaagggatccaaccccttcttctggcctctggggtccCTGCctacatatggtgcacataaatGAATACAGACTGACAtgcatatacattttttaaatcaaattgtACTATAAAACTTGTTGGGATAAACAGCAGTTGCCTGACTCCTCCTAATTTCTTGCTTTTCACTTCactattgatttatttattgacaCAGGATGGCCTggtatagcccaagctggccttggacttatgatcctcctgcctctgcctcctgaggactgaATACCACCACATCCAGATTTAATTCTTTGGGTCCTTATACCtctaaaatatatacttatattttacccttttattttactttaggcTGTCTCTTGACATCTCACTAACAAAGATTAGACTCTAGCAGTCTTTTTACACACACAAGCTCCCACACCCTCATTTGCACAATATAGTTACAATTTTGGTCAACTCCATATCTAGTGTTCATACAGGCTGTTGTGGACTGAGTTATGTGGTCCACTAGGATTGTTTTTCCTTTACTAGCTTCTCATTTTCTCAGGTTAATAATGATCTCAtcctttacttttctttcttctccctctccctcccttctctctttctttttggttttttgagacagggtttctttgtgtagccctgactatcctgacacttgctctgtagaccaggctggcatcaaaatcaaagagaaccacctgcctctgcctcccaagtgctgggattgaaggtgccACCACCACAAGCAGCAGCAGCTTTAATTTgcttcatggtgtctcttccagGACTTCTAGATTGTTCCAGTTAGATCTGTGAACTCTTGGCCTGTGGTGAAGCTGCTCTctaggcatctttttttttttcatttattttctctcttggcCTCTTTACCGTCAGCCATGGCATCTCTTCAGCTTTTTCTTGTGTTGGGAGTCTGGTCTCTTGGACTTCATATTTTCCTCTCTTGGCTTCTCCTTCACTGTTTTCAGAGTACTTTGCCTTTTGGGAGCAGAATACAGGAAGCAAAGCCTTAGAGCTGCTGGAATACTTGACTGATGGACACAGGTTGGCTGGGTTTTTGGAAGCAATTTTCCATTGTCTTTTAGCTTCCATTGTTGTTGGTAAGTCTGATGTTATTCTGAGCTTAAGCTTTggctattttctttctgtgtctctggaaGTTTCTAGAACTTTGTTTTGTTCCCAGTGTTCTGAAATTTCATGTAATGTATTTTGGTATATGTCTATTCCCACTCATTTTTGCTGTCACTGATTGAAACCTCTAGTGGAAATTCACGTCCTTCTGTTTTGGGATAGTGGgttgtttatttcatttcttcccatctgtttaaaaacttttttttctctttctgtgcttATTTGGATGTACATGTTCTGAACCTggtcctttcattttttttatctctCATATTTTTCATCTCTTATTCTTTTGTTCCACTGTCTTGcaaatgtattttatcttttaGTTTTCTATTGAATTTGTAATTCCTGGTCTCTGCTCCACCAGTTCTTGTTTTTAACGTcactttgagtgtgtgtgtacacatgcacgtGCAGGTGCTGTAGGATGACTTGTAGGCGTTGGTTCTCCACTACAACAGGGTTCCAGCCCAGGCTTTTGGACTTGGCAGCAGGTGGCCTTGCCGAGCCCTTGgtgaagatttcttttttaaagctttctacTCTTATCATGATCTCTTTCCTCCCAGgacactttcccttttcttttgccTCTTTAGATGCTGAATCATCCTTCCTTACTGTCTTACAGATGAGTGAGATGTTCTCTGGGTAAGGGTGGGGCTGGTCAGTTTTAGACTTCACTGTTTTGTGGTTGGGTTCAGTTGTTACCTTGTGTGCCTCTAGTATTCCTAGATTCCCCAGGAAGGTGTTTCTAGTAACCCTCTCACTGGGTACAGTGTAGAGAAGTGAGGTGGAGAGATCTGTGAGCTCAGTTCTGTGAGCTCAGTTGCATGTCTCCCAGCTTATCTCGATTGAGAGAACAAAGCCTGTATTTTACAAGAATCAGGAAGGAATTATAGAGTGGTTGCCAAGGATGTAACGATACCATTTCAGCCAGGTCCTCTAGGTCTGTTGTGTAAACCAGATTGTTTCTTGTCGTCTTGCCAGTTTGAGATTGACTTGCTTGTATCTATTTTGGGCATTACCAGATGTCTGGATACGTTCACACTTacagtctttctttccttgttctctttatCTTAACCTTGGTTTGTTTGGAATTTTTGTAATCCTAACTACCCAGAAGGCTGAAGAATTGAAAATTTGAGACAGCTTTAGCAACAAGACCCTGTCTAGGGCCATAAAAAAGATACACACAtattaacagtttttttttttttttttttaacttttttggttttttgagacagggtttctttgtatagccctggctgtcctagaattagctctgtagaccaggctggcctcaaactcacagagatccatctggctctgccttccaagtgctctGATTAAAGTCTTGccccaccactgtccagccaacAATTGCTTTTGAGGGTGTGGGAATTGGAGCTCACATGTAGGACTTGTGGGTATTCCTCAAAAGACTTAGCAAAAGCCAGCCATgattgcacacacctttagtcccagcacttgggaggcagaggcaggccgatctctgtaaattcaaggccagcctggtctacatagtgagttcccagaacagctagagctatgtagacagaccttgtctcaaacaaacaaacaaatgaataaataggtTTAGCAGAGCCTTATCTAGCTGAAAAGAAATGagagtgagggctggagagatggctcagcaggtaagagcacttgctactctttcagaggacctgggttcaattcccagcacccacatagcagctcacaactgtctctaactccagttctaggagatctgaaaCCCTCATACCAATgtacatacaataaaatttttttttagggATTGCATTAACCTtttatgctttctcttttttaggTCCCTGGTTTGAAATGTATTTAGCTGCTCGAGACTCCATTGTTTTAAACTTTAATCCATTTATGGCATTCAATCCAGACCCAAAGTCTGAGTATAATGACCAGCTCACCCGGACAACCAACATGACTGTTTCAGCTGTCCGGTTTCTGAAGACACTTCGAGCTGGCCTTCTAGAGCCAGAAGTGTTCCACTTGAATCCTGCCAAGAGTGATACCAATGCCTTCAAAAGAGTCATACGctttgttccttcctctctgtcctggtATGGAGCCTACCTGGTCAATGCATATCCCCTGGATATGTCCCAGTATTTTCGGCTTTTCAATTCAACTCGTATACCCAAACCCAGCCGTGACGAACTCTTTACTGATGCCAAGGCCAGACACCTCCTGGTCCTAAGAAAAGGAAATTTCTATGTCTTTGATGTCCTCGATCAAGATGGGAACATCGTGAATCCCTCAGAAATTCAGGCACATCTAAATTACATTCTCTCCGACAGCAGCCCTGTGCCCGAGTTCCCCCTGGCATATCTGACCAGTGAGAACCGAGATGTCTGGGCAGAGCTCAGGCAGAAGCTGGTGCATAGTGGCAATGAGGAAGCCCTGAGGAAAGTGGACTCTGctgttttctgcctctgcctagaTGACTTCCCAATGAAGGACATTGTCCACTTGTCCCACACCATGCTGCATGGTGATGGCACAAACCGCTGGTTTGATAAGTCCTTTAACCTcattgtagccaaggatggcacTGCCGCAGTCCACTTTGAGCATTCGTGGGGGGATGGTGTAGCGGTGCTTAGGTTTTTCAACGAGGTGTTCAGAGACAGCACTCAGACTCCTGCCATCACTCCCCAGAGCCAGCCAGCCACTACCAACTCCTCTGTGTCTGTGCAGAAACTCAGCTTTAAGCTGAGCGATGCTTTAAAGGCTGGCATCACCACCGCTAAGGAAAAGTTTGATGCCACCATGAAAACCCTCACCATTGACTCCATTCAGTTTCAGAGAGGTGGCAAGGAATTCTTGAAGAAACAGAAGCTGAGCCCTGATGCGGTGGCCCAGCTGGCCTTCCAGATGGCTTTTCTGCGACAGTATGACCAGACAGTGGCTACCTATGAATCCTGCAGCACTGCCGCCTTCAAGCACGGCCGCACTGAGACGGTCCGACCCGCCTCCATCTTCACTAAGAGATGTTCTGAGGCATTTGTCAAGGAGCCCTCCAAGCACAGTGTGGACGAGCTTCAGCACATGATGGCCGAGTGCTCCAAATACCATGGCCAGCTGACCAAAGAAGCAGCGATGGGTGAGACATGGGTGGGGAGAACACCATGGGGCTTGTTGCCCTCTGTAATATTCCCCCCACATCTGATCCCTGCCCATcgcttggttttcttttcctaccCTAGCCATGTCTGACCAGCCAGAGCAGCCTCCAGGGATCAGAATCTAAGTAGATATGGGGAGCTTCTTCCCCGTTTCAGAGATCATTggttttgctgctgttttgtctttgcCCTGCCCCTTATTGGCTATGGACAGACACACTGTGGCAGTTTAGGGTTTCTAAGCCTGTCCCTCTTACTCTTACTTCACCTGAGCTGCAGCGTTGGCTCTCTGCAAATAGGTCATCTCAGAAGCTCATCacaaattttttaagatttatttatttataatgtatgtgagtgctctgtctgcatgtatgcctgcatgccagaagatggcatcagaccCCATTATTAATGGTTGTGAgataccatgtggttgctgggagttgaacacagtacccctggaagagcagtcagtgctcttaactgctaagccatctctccaggcccactcatcataatttttaaggtcatttaCTCCAACTCTGTGATAGGACCTGGACCTCATAGCCCAGTCCTGTTATGTAGCACTTAATGAAGGAGCCCTGGAACTAA
This DNA window, taken from Cricetulus griseus strain 17A/GY chromosome 2, alternate assembly CriGri-PICRH-1.0, whole genome shotgun sequence, encodes the following:
- the Cpt2 gene encoding carnitine O-palmitoyltransferase 2, mitochondrial translates to MMPRLLLRAWPRRRAHVLGAPSRPLSTSSGPDNEYLQHSIVPTMHYQDSLPRLPIPKLEDTMRRYLSAQKPLLDDSQFRKTEEFCKSFENGIGKELHEHLLAQDKQNKHTSYISGPWFEMYLAARDSIVLNFNPFMAFNPDPKSEYNDQLTRTTNMTVSAVRFLKTLRAGLLEPEVFHLNPAKSDTNAFKRVIRFVPSSLSWYGAYLVNAYPLDMSQYFRLFNSTRIPKPSRDELFTDAKARHLLVLRKGNFYVFDVLDQDGNIVNPSEIQAHLNYILSDSSPVPEFPLAYLTSENRDVWAELRQKLVHSGNEEALRKVDSAVFCLCLDDFPMKDIVHLSHTMLHGDGTNRWFDKSFNLIVAKDGTAAVHFEHSWGDGVAVLRFFNEVFRDSTQTPAITPQSQPATTNSSVSVQKLSFKLSDALKAGITTAKEKFDATMKTLTIDSIQFQRGGKEFLKKQKLSPDAVAQLAFQMAFLRQYDQTVATYESCSTAAFKHGRTETVRPASIFTKRCSEAFVKEPSKHSVDELQHMMAECSKYHGQLTKEAAMGQGFDRHLFALHHLAVARGVTLPELYLDPAYRQINHNILSTSTLNSPAVSLGGFAPVVPDGFGIAYAVHDDWIGCNVSSYTGRNPGEFLQCVNKCLEDMFDTLEGKAIKT